A genomic segment from Parafrankia discariae encodes:
- a CDS encoding PH domain-containing protein encodes MSGDDLSASGNSGPPRLREDIEHARRKARLRIGRSREVRYLAEHLWAGEHVERLARGSRGREGGLVVLTDRRLLFVSEGRRRRASEEFQLRNVSSVEWAAGLAFGKITVFASGGKAEITNVDRRAGREITDLILRRLGLAAPVPPAAALSSAAALSGELDLRDRLRRLGELRDAGVLTREEFEGKLARLLGPG; translated from the coding sequence GTGAGCGGTGACGACCTGTCGGCCAGCGGAAACTCGGGCCCGCCGCGGCTGCGCGAGGACATCGAGCACGCCAGGCGGAAGGCGCGCCTGAGGATCGGTCGCAGCCGGGAGGTCAGATACCTCGCGGAGCATCTGTGGGCGGGGGAACACGTCGAGCGCCTGGCCCGGGGCTCGCGGGGCAGGGAGGGAGGACTCGTCGTGCTCACCGATCGCCGCCTGCTGTTCGTGTCGGAAGGCCGGCGGCGGCGGGCCAGCGAGGAGTTCCAGCTGAGAAACGTCTCCTCGGTGGAGTGGGCCGCCGGCCTGGCGTTCGGGAAGATCACCGTGTTCGCTTCGGGGGGGAAGGCGGAGATCACGAACGTGGACAGGCGTGCCGGCAGGGAGATCACGGATCTGATCCTGCGTCGTCTCGGCCTGGCGGCACCCGTTCCGCCTGCCGCCGCTCTGTCCTCTGCCGCCGCTCTGTCCGGAGAGCTGGATCTGCGTGATCGGCTGCGCCGGCTCGGCGAGCTGCGGGACGCGGGCGTGCTCACCCGCGAGGAGTTCGAGGGCAAGCTGGCCCGGCTGCTCGGACCCGGATGA
- a CDS encoding SDR family oxidoreductase, whose product MKIVVIGGGGLVGSRVVARLTGLGHRAVAASPRTGVNALTGEGLAAALDGAAVLVDVANSPSFEDDAVLRFFETSTANLLAAEAAAGVGHHVALSVVGTGRLTASGYFRAKTAQERLVSAGPIPYSVVRATQFFEFVGAIADAGTADGTVRVPPVFIQPIAADDVAAAVSGTALGTPANGVVEIAGPERFRLDDLVRTVLSAHDDHRPVVADPRARYFGASLDDGTLTPGDDAALGGTHLVDWLKER is encoded by the coding sequence ATGAAGATCGTTGTGATCGGTGGCGGTGGGCTTGTCGGCTCGCGGGTCGTGGCGCGGCTGACCGGGCTCGGGCACCGGGCGGTGGCCGCCTCGCCCCGGACCGGCGTCAACGCCCTCACCGGCGAGGGCCTGGCGGCCGCGCTCGACGGCGCCGCCGTGCTCGTCGACGTGGCGAACTCACCGTCGTTCGAGGACGACGCGGTGCTGCGCTTCTTCGAGACCTCGACCGCCAACCTGCTCGCCGCCGAGGCGGCCGCCGGGGTCGGGCACCACGTCGCGCTCTCGGTGGTCGGCACCGGCCGCCTGACCGCCAGCGGGTACTTCCGCGCGAAGACCGCGCAGGAGCGGCTGGTCTCGGCCGGCCCGATCCCCTACTCGGTCGTCCGCGCCACCCAGTTCTTCGAGTTCGTCGGCGCCATCGCGGACGCCGGCACCGCGGACGGCACGGTGCGCGTCCCCCCGGTGTTCATCCAGCCGATCGCCGCGGACGACGTCGCCGCCGCGGTCAGCGGCACCGCGCTCGGGACGCCGGCGAACGGGGTCGTCGAGATCGCCGGCCCGGAGCGGTTCCGGCTCGACGACCTCGTCCGCACGGTGCTGTCCGCCCACGACGACCACCGACCCGTCGTCGCCGACCCCCGGGCGCGCTACTTCGGCGCGTCGCTGGACGATGGGACCCTGACGCCCGGCGACGACGCCGCGCTCGGCGGGACCCACCTCGTCGACTGGCTGAAGGAACGGTAG
- a CDS encoding beta-class carbonic anhydrase: MTATDDLLANAETYARGFDQGDLPLPPELGVAIVACMDARLDVYRLLGLREGQAHVIRNAGGAVTDDEIRSLAISQRLLGTREIILIHHTDCGMLTFTDDQFKAQITADTGIRPPWAAEAFDDLDEDVRQSIARVRSSPFIPHTDAVRGFVYSVRNGTLTEVK, translated from the coding sequence GTGACCGCGACGGACGATCTGCTTGCGAACGCCGAAACCTACGCCCGCGGCTTCGACCAGGGTGACCTGCCGCTGCCGCCTGAGCTCGGCGTCGCGATCGTGGCCTGCATGGACGCCCGGCTGGACGTCTACCGCCTGCTGGGCCTGCGGGAGGGCCAGGCGCACGTGATCCGCAACGCGGGCGGTGCCGTCACCGACGACGAGATCCGGTCGCTGGCGATCAGCCAGCGCCTGCTCGGCACCCGGGAGATCATTCTGATCCACCACACCGACTGCGGCATGCTGACGTTCACCGACGACCAGTTCAAGGCGCAGATCACCGCGGACACCGGGATCCGCCCGCCCTGGGCGGCCGAGGCGTTCGACGACCTCGACGAGGATGTCCGCCAGTCCATCGCGCGCGTCCGGTCGAGCCCGTTCATCCCGCACACCGACGCCGTGCGGGGCTTCGTCTACTCGGTGCGGAACGGCACCCTGACCGAGGTCAAATAG
- a CDS encoding alpha/beta fold hydrolase, giving the protein MTTFALIPGAGGSAWYWHRVAPLLTSRGHRAVAVDLPGDDESAGLPEYTGLVLDAVRGRDDVVVVAQSLGGFTAPLVAARTPVRGVVLVNAMVPAPGETPGDWWGNTGAEDARTATARAAGYTTEFDPSVYFLHDLPRQVAADGEAHQRAEGPAVFASTCDLDAWPDVPTRVAAGADDRFFPVDFQRRVARERLGVEADTLPGGHLLALSQPQALVDYLLAG; this is encoded by the coding sequence GTGACGACCTTCGCCCTCATCCCCGGCGCCGGCGGCTCCGCCTGGTACTGGCACCGCGTCGCCCCGCTGCTGACCTCGCGCGGCCACCGGGCCGTCGCCGTCGACCTGCCCGGTGACGACGAGTCCGCCGGGCTGCCGGAGTACACGGGGCTGGTCCTCGACGCGGTCCGCGGGCGGGACGACGTGGTCGTCGTCGCGCAGTCGCTCGGCGGGTTCACCGCGCCGCTCGTCGCCGCGCGGACGCCGGTGCGCGGTGTCGTCCTGGTGAACGCGATGGTCCCCGCGCCGGGCGAGACCCCGGGCGACTGGTGGGGCAACACCGGCGCCGAGGACGCGCGGACCGCCACGGCGCGGGCGGCCGGGTACACCACCGAGTTCGACCCGTCGGTGTACTTCCTGCACGACCTGCCCCGCCAGGTCGCGGCCGACGGCGAGGCCCACCAGCGGGCCGAGGGCCCCGCGGTGTTCGCCTCGACCTGTGACCTCGACGCGTGGCCCGACGTCCCGACCCGGGTCGCCGCCGGCGCCGACGACCGGTTCTTCCCGGTCGACTTCCAGCGGCGCGTCGCCCGGGAGCGGCTGGGCGTCGAGGCGGACACGCTGCCCGGCGGCCACCTCCTCGCGCTGAGCCAGCCGCAGGCGCTCGTGGACTACCTGCTGGCCGGCTGA